Proteins encoded by one window of Phenylobacterium soli:
- a CDS encoding carboxymuconolactone decarboxylase family protein, producing the protein MTQRINLYAVGFKAVEPLAKIATPPELEAMGLEHRLQELVKIRASQINGCANCLHMHTSDTLKEGERPERIYLLSAWRESHMFTPREKAALGWTEALTRIAETGAPDADYEALKAHFSDEEIVALTLLIGVINTWNRLAVGLRVVHPNDKKLAA; encoded by the coding sequence ATGACCCAACGCATCAATCTCTACGCCGTCGGCTTCAAGGCGGTGGAGCCGCTGGCCAAGATCGCCACGCCGCCCGAGCTGGAGGCCATGGGCCTGGAGCACCGGCTACAGGAGCTGGTGAAGATCCGCGCCTCGCAGATCAACGGCTGCGCCAACTGCCTGCACATGCACACGAGCGACACCCTGAAGGAGGGCGAGCGCCCGGAGCGCATCTACCTGCTCAGCGCCTGGCGGGAATCCCACATGTTCACGCCGCGCGAGAAGGCGGCGCTGGGCTGGACGGAGGCGCTGACCCGGATCGCCGAGACCGGCGCGCCGGACGCCGACTACGAGGCGCTGAAGGCCCACTTCAGCGACGAGGAGATCGTCGCCCTCACCCTGCTGATCGGGGTGATCAACACCTGGAACCGCCTCGCCGTGGGCCTGCGCGTCGTGCACCCGAACGACAAGAAGCTGGCGGCTTAG
- a CDS encoding TrmH family RNA methyltransferase, translated as MSGRITSLANPTVKAVRALHLRKERDETGLFVAEGLKNVTEGVEQGHAPHILMYGPEAASHPLLKKAVEATRATRGEVIEVTEAILAKVSRRDNPQAVVGVFRQTYRGLDQIDPRTAPCWVALHRVRDPGNLGTIVRTADAAGCGAVILVGECCDPFSVEAVRATMGSIFAVPLVRASEAEFAGWRANWPGSVVGTLLSASVDHRSAAYQKPALILMGNEQQGLPPEMAGLCDVNVKIPMRGRADSLNLAVATGIMIYAAT; from the coding sequence GTGAGCGGCCGCATCACCTCGCTGGCCAATCCGACGGTCAAGGCCGTCCGCGCCCTGCACCTGCGCAAGGAGCGGGACGAGACCGGCCTGTTCGTGGCCGAGGGACTGAAGAACGTCACCGAGGGCGTCGAGCAGGGCCACGCGCCGCACATCCTGATGTACGGCCCCGAGGCGGCCAGCCATCCGCTGCTGAAGAAGGCGGTCGAGGCGACGCGCGCCACCAGGGGCGAGGTCATCGAGGTGACCGAGGCGATCCTCGCCAAGGTGTCGCGGCGGGACAATCCGCAGGCCGTGGTCGGCGTCTTCCGCCAGACCTACCGGGGCCTCGACCAGATCGATCCGCGCACGGCGCCCTGCTGGGTGGCGCTGCACCGGGTGCGCGACCCGGGCAACCTTGGCACCATCGTGCGCACGGCCGACGCGGCCGGCTGTGGGGCGGTGATCCTGGTCGGCGAGTGCTGCGACCCGTTCTCCGTCGAGGCGGTGCGGGCGACCATGGGCTCGATCTTCGCCGTACCCCTGGTCAGGGCCAGCGAGGCCGAGTTCGCCGGCTGGCGCGCGAACTGGCCGGGTTCGGTGGTCGGCACCCTGCTCTCGGCCAGCGTCGACCATCGTTCGGCCGCCTACCAGAAGCCGGCCCTGATCCTGATGGGCAACGAGCAGCAGGGCCTGCCGCCGGAGATGGCGGGGCTGTGCGACGTCAATGTGAAGATCCCCATGCGCGGCCGGGCCGACAGCCTGAACCTCGCCGTGGCGACCGGGATCATGATCTACGCCGCCACCTGA
- a CDS encoding class I SAM-dependent methyltransferase yields the protein MTARAPTVAAAPAVMRTKGWGDYALLDSGDGRKLERYGPYSVVRPEPQCLWSPRLPQSAWDEADAVFEPADEDEAGRWRFTGKTRESWPLAWDKVKFHGRFTNFRHLAFFPEQAANWEWLSERIRGARTTGGQPRVLNLFGYTGVASLAMAAAGAAVTHVDASKKAVAWARENAELSGLADRPIRWITEDARKYVQREARRGSKYEGVILDPPKYGRGPGGEVWRLFEDLPELARLCGELLSDQASFLVLNAYAERISGAALSGLLAEVLKGRGGTIEWGELALVEDAGDRQIGMSFFARWAT from the coding sequence ATGACCGCCCGCGCGCCCACCGTCGCCGCCGCCCCCGCCGTGATGCGGACCAAGGGCTGGGGCGACTACGCCCTGCTGGACTCCGGCGACGGCCGCAAGCTGGAGCGCTACGGCCCTTATTCCGTCGTGCGGCCCGAGCCGCAGTGCCTGTGGTCGCCGAGGCTGCCGCAGTCGGCGTGGGACGAGGCCGACGCGGTGTTCGAGCCGGCCGACGAGGACGAGGCCGGCCGCTGGCGCTTCACCGGCAAGACGCGCGAGAGCTGGCCGCTCGCCTGGGACAAGGTGAAGTTCCACGGCCGGTTCACCAACTTCCGCCACCTCGCCTTCTTCCCCGAACAGGCGGCCAACTGGGAATGGTTGAGCGAGCGGATCCGCGGCGCGAGGACCACGGGCGGCCAGCCGCGGGTGCTCAACCTATTCGGCTATACCGGGGTGGCCAGCCTCGCCATGGCGGCGGCCGGGGCGGCGGTGACCCACGTGGACGCCTCCAAGAAGGCGGTGGCCTGGGCGCGCGAGAACGCCGAGCTGTCGGGCCTGGCCGACCGGCCGATCCGCTGGATCACCGAGGACGCGCGCAAGTACGTCCAGCGCGAGGCGCGGCGTGGATCGAAGTACGAGGGCGTCATCCTCGACCCGCCGAAGTACGGGCGCGGCCCTGGCGGCGAGGTCTGGCGGCTGTTCGAGGACCTGCCGGAACTGGCCCGGCTCTGCGGCGAGCTGTTGTCGGACCAGGCCTCGTTCCTGGTGCTGAACGCCTATGCCGAGCGGATCAGCGGCGCGGCGCTCTCCGGCCTGCTCGCCGAGGTGCTGAAGGGGCGCGGCGGGACCATCGAATGGGGCGAGCTGGCCCTCGTCGAGGACGCCGGCGACCGGCAGATCGGCATGAGCTTCTTCGCGCGATGGGCGACGTGA